In the Campylobacter sp. RM6914 genome, one interval contains:
- the yidC gene encoding membrane protein insertase YidC: MNNLSTQKRVLIATLLSFVFFIVYDYFFIPKTLPNEQNQTVQAQTSVSNSAPVSQNGSLTPKTSSTNSDKTLVVVKAKDYEAHIDELGRISKFYLNEEKYKTEDGERTQLTAMSPLPLELRFSDTTINNQAFNVNYSADVNEISVDGTSRSVNLTQNLDGLTITKKITFGPDGSYDVDVDLSREVEYFITPGFRPNVSVDSYTVHGVLLRHADEKLTILEDDDLDGGESFSDVNIAAASDRYYTTLLYSFDRPLSVVTSVDPQNNAIAFIKQNGNFKGSGYIGAKEYRALKAIDIRLTDVVEYGWFSFIAKPMFAFLSFLYSHIGNWGWAIVVLTLVIRIVLFPLTYKGMLSMNKLKELSPKMKELQAKYKGDPQKLNAHMMELYKKHGANPMGGCLPILLQIPVFFAIYRVLLNAIELKGAEWILWIHDLSVMDPYFILPILMGVTMFLQQRLTPTTFSDPMQEKIMKFLPLIFTFFFVTFPAGLTLYWFINNVCSVIQQIFVNKLFAKQKKAEVKA; encoded by the coding sequence ATGAATAACCTATCGACACAAAAAAGGGTGCTTATCGCAACTCTTTTATCCTTTGTCTTTTTTATCGTTTATGATTATTTTTTTATCCCAAAGACGCTTCCAAATGAACAAAATCAAACCGTTCAAGCGCAAACATCAGTTTCAAATTCGGCTCCCGTATCTCAAAACGGCTCTTTAACTCCAAAAACATCAAGTACAAATAGCGATAAAACGCTAGTTGTTGTTAAGGCTAAAGACTATGAAGCTCATATAGATGAGCTAGGTCGTATCAGTAAATTTTATCTTAACGAAGAAAAATATAAAACAGAAGATGGAGAAAGAACTCAGCTAACGGCAATGTCTCCTTTGCCTCTTGAACTTAGATTTAGTGACACAACTATAAACAACCAAGCCTTTAATGTAAACTATAGCGCTGATGTAAATGAGATCAGTGTTGATGGCACTAGTAGGAGTGTAAATTTAACTCAAAATTTAGACGGTCTTACTATAACTAAAAAGATAACCTTTGGACCGGATGGAAGTTATGATGTTGATGTTGATTTAAGTCGCGAAGTAGAATACTTTATAACCCCTGGTTTTAGACCAAATGTTTCGGTTGATAGCTATACGGTCCACGGTGTTCTTTTAAGACATGCAGATGAGAAACTTACTATACTTGAAGATGATGATTTAGATGGCGGAGAGTCATTTAGTGACGTAAATATAGCTGCTGCTTCGGATAGATACTATACAACCTTGCTTTACTCTTTTGACAGGCCTTTAAGTGTTGTTACTAGCGTAGACCCACAAAATAATGCAATAGCATTTATTAAACAAAATGGAAATTTTAAAGGCAGTGGATATATCGGCGCTAAAGAGTATAGGGCGTTAAAAGCGATAGATATACGCCTAACCGATGTTGTAGAATATGGTTGGTTTAGCTTTATAGCAAAACCAATGTTTGCATTTTTGAGCTTTCTTTATTCGCATATAGGCAACTGGGGTTGGGCAATAGTTGTTCTTACACTGGTGATTAGGATAGTATTGTTCCCTCTAACATACAAAGGCATGTTGTCAATGAACAAGCTAAAAGAACTATCCCCTAAGATGAAAGAGCTTCAAGCAAAATATAAAGGCGATCCGCAAAAGCTAAACGCACATATGATGGAGCTTTATAAAAAGCACGGTGCAAATCCAATGGGTGGATGTCTGCCGATACTACTTCAAATTCCTGTATTTTTCGCGATTTATAGGGTTTTATTAAATGCGATCGAGCTTAAAGGCGCTGAGTGGATACTGTGGATACATGACCTTTCTGTGATGGATCCATACTTTATCTTGCCTATCTTAATGGGTGTAACTATGTTTTTACAGCAAAGACTTACACCAACAACATTTAGCGACCCTATGCAAGAAAAGATAATGAAATTTTTACCGCTAATATTTACATTTTTCTTTGTGACCTTCCCTGCAGGCCTTACACTTTACTGGTTTATAAACAACGTTTGTTCTGTTATTCAGCAAATTTTTGTTAATAAACTTTTTGCAAAACAGAAAAAAGCGGAGGTAAAAGCATAA
- the yidD gene encoding membrane protein insertion efficiency factor YidD: MNKFAILCIKFYQNYISKILPKSCRYYPSCSEYAIWQFKNNNIFLASFAVLMRILKCNQLFKGGIDYPVVGKKFTSISLSKQDKVADIEFWLVPCKNSKFYVIKVLDSLRGKH, from the coding sequence ATGAATAAATTTGCGATTTTGTGTATTAAATTTTACCAAAACTACATTTCTAAAATTCTTCCTAAATCCTGTCGCTATTATCCTTCTTGCTCGGAATACGCCATTTGGCAATTTAAAAATAATAATATTTTTTTAGCTTCTTTTGCTGTCCTTATGAGAATTCTAAAGTGCAATCAACTATTTAAAGGTGGTATAGATTACCCTGTTGTAGGCAAAAAATTTACATCCATTTCACTATCAAAGCAGGATAAAGTTGCAGATATTGAATTTTGGTTGGTTCCTTGTAAAAATAGTAAATTTTATGTTATAAAAGTTTTAGATTCATTAAGAGGAAAACATTAA